Proteins encoded together in one Hymenobacter monticola window:
- a CDS encoding rhomboid family intramembrane serine protease, producing MEEATPSAAPGSTAALAAQLFAQKPEAELLYLAQNAARYPPAVGAAAVAELKRRELLPEAPAPAPAPPAEEPETWPQLLGQLLRGLFIPSRRFWATPLLLDLNVLVFGLMVLSGVSASQPTGHQLVIWGSNISDLTLHGQPWRLLTCLFVHAGLSHLLLNMFSLWLLGLLVEDRLGPVRLLLGYLACGVGGGLASLWWHTDGVNSVGASGAIFGLYGLLLVLLIGKRLVLGKSDRRAMLGLVLYLVLSNLLSGITGNIDNAAHVGGLVTGLLVAGPVAIAGLARHE from the coding sequence ATGGAAGAAGCCACCCCCTCCGCTGCTCCCGGCTCCACGGCCGCCTTGGCCGCCCAGCTTTTCGCCCAGAAGCCGGAAGCCGAGCTCTTGTACCTGGCCCAGAACGCGGCCCGCTACCCGCCCGCCGTGGGCGCGGCCGCCGTGGCCGAGCTGAAGCGGCGCGAGCTACTGCCCGAGGCCCCGGCGCCCGCGCCGGCCCCGCCCGCCGAGGAGCCCGAAACCTGGCCGCAGCTCCTTGGCCAGCTGCTACGGGGGCTGTTCATTCCGTCGCGGCGCTTCTGGGCCACGCCGCTGTTGCTCGACCTCAACGTGCTGGTGTTCGGGCTGATGGTACTCAGCGGCGTGTCGGCCTCCCAGCCCACCGGGCACCAGCTGGTAATTTGGGGTTCCAACATTTCCGACCTCACCCTGCACGGGCAGCCGTGGCGGCTACTCACCTGCTTGTTTGTGCACGCCGGCCTCTCGCACCTGCTGCTCAATATGTTCTCGCTCTGGCTGCTGGGTCTGCTGGTGGAAGACCGGCTGGGGCCGGTGCGCCTGCTGCTGGGCTACCTTGCCTGCGGCGTGGGCGGCGGGCTGGCCAGCCTGTGGTGGCACACCGACGGCGTGAACTCGGTAGGGGCCAGCGGCGCCATATTCGGCCTCTACGGCCTGCTGCTGGTGCTGCTTATTGGCAAGCGGCTGGTGCTGGGCAAGTCCGACCGCCGCGCCATGCTGGGGCTGGTGCTGTACCTGGTGCTCAGCAACCTGCTCTCGGGTATCACCGGCAACATCGACAACGCCGCCCACGTCGGCGGCCTGGTGACGGGGCTGCTGGTGGCTGGCCCGGTGGCCATAGCCGGCTTGGCCAGGCACGAGTAG